In a genomic window of Methylovirgula sp. 4M-Z18:
- a CDS encoding LLM class flavin-dependent oxidoreductase yields MSRRSMILAAFFYNPQGDHRLSWRHPRAPRHEIFGLDYYRRLAEAAERAKLDTIFIADHLGVWNTFGSGLAHYANPRLEPLSLVSALSAITKNIGFMVTASSSYTEPFNTARMFASIDHISNGRVGWNVVTTALEEEAVNFGRDSNIDHALRYERAAEFLRVTKALWDSWEDDALIIDKTSGLFANDEYIHYLNHHEKHFKVRGPLNIPRPPQGYPVIVQAGSSDAGKNLAAAHAEVHFAILRNEAQGLAYRADMNDRMAKFGRTSDSLKLIPGILPIVAGSASEAQEKQEYLETLMLDAVAIDLLSSWAGVDLSVYPPDGPIPELPDVGTFNGWRTWLALVKDDANKGLSIRQLARKIANTGSVPLVAGTPSQVADQLEAWFISGAADGYNLMFPLLPDDWMNFMQTVVPELQRRGLFRTEYEPGTLRDRLGLARPRNSFATARETAEASA; encoded by the coding sequence ATGTCGCGTCGAAGCATGATTTTGGCCGCCTTCTTCTACAACCCACAAGGCGACCACCGTCTTTCCTGGCGACACCCGCGCGCGCCGCGCCATGAGATTTTCGGGCTCGATTACTATCGTCGTCTGGCGGAAGCGGCGGAACGCGCCAAGCTCGACACGATTTTCATCGCCGACCATCTGGGCGTTTGGAACACGTTCGGTAGCGGATTGGCGCATTACGCCAACCCCCGGCTCGAACCGCTGTCTCTGGTCTCCGCGCTTTCGGCCATCACCAAGAACATCGGCTTCATGGTGACGGCCTCGAGTTCCTACACCGAGCCATTCAACACGGCCCGCATGTTCGCCTCGATTGACCATATCAGCAATGGCCGTGTCGGTTGGAACGTGGTGACGACGGCCCTCGAGGAGGAGGCCGTCAATTTCGGGCGCGATTCCAACATCGACCATGCGCTGCGCTACGAGCGGGCGGCGGAATTCCTCCGTGTCACGAAGGCTCTGTGGGACAGTTGGGAAGACGATGCCCTGATCATCGACAAGACATCAGGGCTGTTCGCCAATGACGAATATATCCACTACCTCAACCACCATGAAAAGCACTTCAAGGTCAGGGGACCGCTCAATATTCCGCGACCGCCACAAGGATATCCGGTGATCGTTCAGGCGGGCTCGTCGGATGCGGGCAAGAACCTGGCTGCGGCGCATGCCGAGGTGCATTTCGCCATCCTTCGCAACGAGGCGCAGGGCCTTGCCTACCGTGCCGACATGAACGACCGGATGGCCAAGTTCGGCCGCACGTCGGACAGCTTGAAGCTGATCCCGGGGATCTTGCCGATCGTCGCAGGCTCGGCCTCCGAGGCGCAGGAGAAGCAGGAATATCTGGAGACGCTGATGCTCGATGCCGTCGCCATCGATCTGCTCTCGAGTTGGGCGGGTGTGGATCTTTCTGTCTATCCGCCCGACGGACCGATCCCGGAGCTGCCCGATGTCGGCACGTTCAACGGGTGGCGGACCTGGCTTGCGCTCGTGAAGGATGACGCAAACAAAGGTCTCTCCATACGACAGCTCGCACGCAAGATTGCCAATACGGGCTCGGTTCCGCTTGTGGCCGGGACACCTTCGCAAGTCGCCGATCAGCTCGAAGCCTGGTTCATCTCCGGTGCCGCCGATGGATACAATCTGATGTTCCCGCTTCTGCCCGACGACTGGATGAATTTCATGCAGACGGTCGTGCCGGAACTGCAAAGGCGCGGACTGTTCAGGACCGAGTATGAACCCGGAACTTTGCGCGACCGGCTGGGATTGGCGCGTCCGCGAAATTCATTCGCGACGGCACGCGAAACCGCCGAGGCGAGTGCCTGA
- a CDS encoding WD40 repeat domain-containing protein, translated as MNQHAIQNLTLFDLLARSWRRPSATADLHFSADGSTVAFTSMDGTVAIAAVADQEPPESRIRISGDLGRTTIRPREKPSAPLIATAALGKGSVPLTTYLRSGFLVGTAAGEAMHLTASGDITETLVKIDGAIVAIDHHPRTATTAFSDGHEVFLTRGQGDAIRLRRGAASSTAAIAFSPDGTRIACSGENGLSIWATDGDAGRTREVSFAARPISIRWSGDGTWLACGLETGGFALVSMADGRTGIVAGFPSPVRSVCWSLPENALFASGAFRIAGWSMTAPPVEDETSGALLTGRTGLVPVETVAAHPEKKLVAAGYADGRITIAQIGARDELVVRTLGNAITALAWSGDGRHLAMGSIDGTAAIVTFPAQIFKQ; from the coding sequence ATGAACCAGCACGCGATCCAGAACCTGACCTTGTTCGACCTGTTGGCACGAAGCTGGCGTCGCCCATCGGCGACTGCCGATCTGCACTTCAGCGCCGATGGCTCGACCGTCGCATTCACGAGCATGGATGGCACGGTCGCCATAGCCGCAGTCGCAGACCAAGAGCCGCCGGAGTCGCGGATCAGGATAAGCGGAGATCTCGGCCGGACGACGATCCGCCCGAGGGAAAAGCCATCGGCACCATTGATCGCCACCGCGGCGTTGGGCAAGGGCAGCGTCCCGCTCACCACCTACCTTCGCTCCGGCTTCCTTGTCGGGACGGCGGCAGGCGAAGCCATGCATCTGACAGCGAGCGGCGACATTACGGAGACGCTGGTCAAGATCGATGGAGCGATCGTCGCCATCGACCACCACCCGCGAACGGCCACGACAGCCTTCAGCGACGGACACGAAGTCTTCCTGACGCGCGGCCAAGGTGATGCAATTCGACTGCGCCGCGGCGCTGCTTCGTCCACGGCCGCGATTGCCTTCTCACCTGACGGGACGCGTATCGCCTGCAGCGGGGAAAATGGACTGTCGATTTGGGCCACCGACGGCGATGCCGGCCGCACGCGCGAGGTCTCCTTTGCGGCGCGCCCGATATCGATCCGCTGGAGTGGCGACGGGACCTGGCTGGCCTGCGGGCTCGAAACAGGAGGCTTTGCCTTGGTCAGCATGGCCGATGGCCGCACCGGCATCGTCGCTGGATTTCCATCGCCGGTGCGATCGGTATGCTGGAGCTTGCCGGAGAATGCGCTGTTTGCATCGGGCGCCTTCCGGATCGCCGGCTGGTCGATGACCGCCCCGCCAGTTGAAGACGAAACCTCGGGGGCTCTGTTGACAGGCCGCACTGGACTGGTTCCGGTCGAGACGGTGGCAGCACATCCCGAGAAGAAACTCGTCGCGGCCGGTTATGCCGATGGCCGTATCACCATCGCCCAGATCGGTGCGCGGGACGAACTGGTCGTCAGAACCTTGGGCAATGCGATCACCGCGCTTGCCTGGTCGGGCGATGGAAGACATCTGGCAATGGGTTCCATCGACGGCACCGCGGCAATCGTCACCTTTCCCGCCCAGATCTTTAAACAATAG
- a CDS encoding LysR substrate-binding domain-containing protein: MASAPSLRGLQAFEAAARSGSFVAASEELAVSAAAISQLIRALEDQVGRKLFHRINRRAVLTEAGVEIFPRLAGAFNELRNVSRELSGGEQRSTLVVSVAPSVAMGWLSSRLSGFIDSHGPVDISLRGEDDPVPFDRDLIDIRLSYGGSHYLEHVTEELVTDAVYPVCSPDFLTRYGPIASPAHLHSVPLIHTDWGPSSASFPSWRNWFEAANLTPGRHIQHGMTANSSMAALDLARAGLGVVLAQGIFCARQVEDGELVVAVNHVLELGNPYCITIPRRSTQRSVVAAFKTWFAAECIRSVKSPATASFR; encoded by the coding sequence ATGGCAAGTGCCCCATCCCTACGCGGCCTGCAGGCGTTCGAAGCCGCCGCACGGTCGGGAAGTTTTGTCGCCGCGTCTGAAGAGCTTGCGGTTTCGGCTGCTGCGATTAGCCAACTCATTCGCGCGCTCGAGGATCAGGTGGGACGTAAGCTGTTTCACCGGATCAATCGACGCGCCGTGCTGACTGAGGCCGGAGTGGAAATTTTCCCGCGGCTTGCCGGTGCATTCAATGAACTGAGGAATGTCTCCCGCGAACTGAGTGGCGGCGAGCAGCGGTCCACGCTGGTCGTGTCCGTGGCGCCATCCGTGGCGATGGGGTGGCTCTCCTCGCGCTTGTCGGGGTTCATCGATAGCCATGGTCCGGTCGATATCTCTCTTCGGGGAGAAGATGATCCGGTTCCGTTCGATCGTGACCTCATTGACATACGCCTGTCCTACGGGGGCTCCCACTATTTGGAGCACGTGACGGAGGAACTCGTCACAGATGCCGTCTATCCGGTGTGTTCGCCAGACTTCCTGACCAGGTATGGTCCCATCGCGTCTCCAGCACACTTGCATTCCGTCCCCCTAATCCATACCGACTGGGGACCTTCGAGCGCTTCCTTTCCATCTTGGCGCAACTGGTTCGAGGCCGCGAATTTAACGCCAGGTCGTCATATCCAGCACGGTATGACAGCAAATTCCTCGATGGCTGCACTTGATCTCGCTCGAGCCGGGCTGGGCGTAGTGCTCGCGCAGGGAATTTTCTGCGCGCGTCAGGTCGAGGACGGCGAGCTTGTCGTGGCCGTCAATCATGTACTTGAACTAGGTAATCCGTATTGCATCACGATACCGCGCCGGAGCACGCAGCGTTCCGTAGTGGCGGCGTTCAAGACGTGGTTCGCGGCGGAATGCATTCGTAGCGTCAAATCGCCAGCAACAGCGTCGTTTCGGTAG